From one Rhodospirillaceae bacterium genomic stretch:
- a CDS encoding metallophosphoesterase family protein yields the protein MQFDKGLLLFGGTYGNLQATEALFGEAERLGFGSDRMICTGDLAAYCAQPQETVDLVRQKGVATILGNCEENLAADLDDCGCGFDAGTACDLMSQQWYTFCREKLSAGTKRWMGTLPRTLTAIIGEKRLRVVHGGLSVINEFIFPSCADAPLNSAMNEAECDGILAGHSGIPFARVIGEKLWLNSGAVGIPANDGTDRVWYAIIEPAEDGLKISTHPLTYDHKTAAGEMRREGLTAYADALESGHWPSTDVLPEQETAETGQRLKPVSLTWN from the coding sequence ATGCAATTCGATAAGGGTCTGCTACTGTTCGGTGGAACCTATGGAAACTTACAAGCAACGGAAGCTTTGTTCGGTGAAGCGGAGCGCTTGGGCTTTGGTTCGGACCGCATGATCTGCACCGGCGACCTCGCGGCTTATTGTGCTCAGCCCCAGGAAACCGTGGACCTAGTTCGACAAAAAGGCGTCGCAACCATTTTAGGCAACTGCGAAGAAAACTTAGCCGCGGATTTAGATGATTGCGGGTGTGGGTTCGATGCCGGCACGGCTTGCGATCTAATGTCTCAGCAGTGGTATACGTTCTGCCGTGAAAAGCTGAGTGCGGGAACCAAACGCTGGATGGGCACCCTGCCCCGCACTCTTACCGCAATCATTGGCGAAAAAAGACTACGCGTGGTTCATGGCGGGCTTAGTGTCATTAACGAATTTATATTTCCCTCTTGTGCGGACGCCCCTCTAAACAGCGCCATGAATGAGGCTGAATGCGATGGCATATTGGCGGGACATAGCGGCATTCCGTTCGCTCGGGTAATCGGTGAGAAACTGTGGCTCAATAGTGGTGCCGTGGGTATCCCCGCAAATGATGGTACGGACAGGGTCTGGTATGCGATTATCGAGCCTGCGGAAGACGGGCTAAAGATTTCGACTCACCCTTTAACCTACGATCATAAAACCGCCGCTGGTGAAATGCGCAGGGAGGGACTGACGGCGTATGCTGATGCGCTTGAAAGCGGCCATTGGCCAAGCACTGATGTCTTGCCTGAACAAGAAACGGCCGAGACAGGCCAACGCCTTAAACCTGTATCCCTGACCTGGAACTAA
- the urtE gene encoding urea ABC transporter ATP-binding subunit UrtE has protein sequence MLNINDYHVSYGQSEILHGINIDVKPGEIVAVTGRNGMGKTTLMKSIMGIIPANEGAVTIGDINITNLPTFERVQEGVAYVPQGRMIFATMTVEENIETGLAGTNKKNIPNEIYEIFPVLLEMRHRRGGNLSGGQQQQLAIARALVSEPKVLLLDEPTEGIQPSIIKEIAQVLRRIRDERGLSILFSEQVLSFVMDAADRIMVIENGRIVHEDNRDDVDEETLIGYLSV, from the coding sequence TGAATATCAACGACTACCACGTATCATACGGACAAAGTGAGATACTTCATGGGATAAATATTGATGTAAAGCCAGGTGAAATCGTTGCCGTGACAGGGCGTAACGGTATGGGGAAAACCACCTTAATGAAATCAATTATGGGCATTATTCCCGCCAATGAAGGGGCCGTCACCATTGGGGATATAAATATTACGAACCTGCCGACATTTGAACGAGTCCAGGAAGGTGTCGCCTATGTTCCCCAGGGTCGGATGATCTTTGCGACGATGACGGTTGAAGAAAATATCGAAACAGGATTGGCCGGCACGAATAAAAAGAACATTCCCAATGAAATCTATGAAATCTTCCCTGTTCTGTTGGAAATGAGACATCGGCGAGGCGGCAATCTGTCCGGTGGTCAGCAACAGCAACTGGCCATTGCGCGTGCCCTTGTATCCGAACCCAAGGTCCTTCTTCTCGATGAGCCAACAGAAGGCATTCAGCCATCTATCATCAAGGAAATTGCCCAGGTACTTCGGCGCATTCGGGATGAACGTGGACTGAGTATCTTGTTTTCAGAACAGGTTCTGAGCTTTGTGATGGACGCGGCTGATCGGATCATGGTGATCGAGAATGGCCGGATTGTACATGAAGACAACCGCGACGACGTGGATGAGGAAACATTGATAGGATATTTGTCTGTATAG